One stretch of Castor canadensis chromosome 14, mCasCan1.hap1v2, whole genome shotgun sequence DNA includes these proteins:
- the Madcam1 gene encoding mucosal addressin cell adhesion molecule 1 isoform X2 has protein sequence MGQGLALLLVLALGLLPPGRGQPLLVEPTKPVVVVAMGGSCQLTCSLSCKDGEVATVQWRGLDTRLGAVQSSAGNSVLSIHQAALSDTGTRVCVGSCGGRHNFQHSVQILVYAFPDQLVVSPTALVLGQDQEVSCTAHNVTPAGQDTLSFTLLLGDQELEGVQVLGRKEEEEPQEVEDPLFQVTKRWLLPALGSPAPPVLFCQATMRLPGLEMSHYRALPVLHSQTSPKPPNVTSPDTPNAISMESPDAVSMEPPNTTSQEPPNMTSPDTLNAISTEPPNTTSLLATMQQSSTHNPRILSTSGTCHPEIHQAPGPAEKETGWELLCEAPCGPGMAVRWTLAPGGLEAYERREAGAQAWLSVPPDGLIPEGWFQCRLDPGGQVASLYVPGQVFLKTSSSPEVVQPTAALWMGSLVLGLLLLALLTYSLWKRWRPSAEDHTHLPTPLRLLPLTD, from the exons ATGGGGCAGGGTCTGGCCCTCCTGCTGGTGCTGGCCCTGGGGCTCCTCCCGCCAGGTCGCG GTCAGCCCCTTCTCGTGGAGCCCACCAAGCCTGTGGTGGTTGTGGCCATGGGTGGATCGTGCCAGCTCACCTGCAGCCTGTCTTGCAAGGATGGTGAGGTGGCTACAGTACAGTGGCGAGGACTGGACACCAGACTGGGTGCTGTGCAGTCCAGCGCGGGCAACAGCGTACTCTCCATACACCAAGCTGCACTGTCAGACACAGGCACGAGAGTGTGTGTGGGCTCCTGTGGGGGCCGCCACAACTTCCAGCACTCTGTGCAGATCCTCGTGTATG CCTTCCCGGACCAGCTGGTTGTGTCCCCAACGGCCCTGGTGCTTGGACAGGACCAAGAAGTGTCTTGCACAGCCCATAATGTCACACCTGCAGGCCAGGACACCCTGTCCTTCACCCTGCTcctaggggaccaggaactggagggTGTCCAGGTTCTGGGccggaaggaggaggaggagccccAGGAGGTGGAGGACCCGCTGTTCCAAGTAACAAAGCGCTGGCTGCTACCGGCCCTGGGGTCCCCTGCTCCCCCTGTCCTCTTCTGCCAGGCCACCATGAGGCTGCCCGGCCTGGAGATGAGCCACTACCGGGCCCTTCCAG TCCTGCACAGCCAGACATCACCAAAGCCTCCCAACGTGACTTCACCAGACACCCCAAATGCCATCTCCATGGAGTCACCTGATGCTGTCTCCATGGAGCCCCCCAACACCACTTCCCAGGAGCCTCCCAACATGACTTCACCAGACACCCTGAATGCCATCTCCACAGAGCCTCCCAACACCACCTCCCTACTGGCCACCATGCAGCAGAGCTCCACACACAACCCCAGAATTCTCAGCACCTCTGGGACTTGCCACCCTGAGATACACCAGGCACCGGGGCCAGCAGAGAAAGAAACTGGCTGGGAGCTACTGTGTGAGGCGCCCTGTGGCCCTGGCATGGCTGTGCGCTGGACCCTGGCTCCTGGGGGCCTGGAAGCCTATGAAAGGAGGGAGGCTGGGGCCCAGGCATGGCTCAGTGTGCCACCAGATGGTTTAATCCCTGAGGGCTGGTTCCAGTGTCGCCTGGACCCGGGCGGCCAGGTAGCCAGCCTGTATGTGCCTGGCCAGGTGTTCCTGAAAACCT CATCTAGCCCTGAGGTTGTCCAGCCAACCGCTGCCCTATGGATGGGCAGCTTGGTGCTGGGGCTGCTCCTGCTGGCACTCCTCACCTATTCCCTGTGGAAACGCTGGAGGCCATCAGCCGAGGACCATACTCACCTGCCTACTCCTCTGCGGCTGCTGCCTTTGACGGACTAA
- the Madcam1 gene encoding mucosal addressin cell adhesion molecule 1 isoform X1: MGQGLALLLVLALGLLPPGRGQPLLVEPTKPVVVVAMGGSCQLTCSLSCKDGEVATVQWRGLDTRLGAVQSSAGNSVLSIHQAALSDTGTRVCVGSCGGRHNFQHSVQILVYAFPDQLVVSPTALVLGQDQEVSCTAHNVTPAGQDTLSFTLLLGDQELEGVQVLGRKEEEEPQEVEDPLFQVTKRWLLPALGSPAPPVLFCQATMRLPGLEMSHYRALPVLHSQTSPKPPNVTSPDTPNAISMESPDAVSMEPPNTTSQEPPNMTSPDTLNAISTEPPNTTSLLATMQQSSTHNPRILSTSGTCHPEIHQAPGPAEKETGWELLCEAPCGPGMAVRWTLAPGGLEAYERREAGAQAWLSVPPDGLIPEGWFQCRLDPGGQVASLYVPGQVFLKTCKCWCWGRAGRDGLPRSELFCHWQYWGLNSRPYACTREARYLLIHAPRPYQNVKTRNCYSLPSLSFLHLSDRLSWPEVLCGFQGPDVEIECRHISNKNSKARISWV, encoded by the exons ATGGGGCAGGGTCTGGCCCTCCTGCTGGTGCTGGCCCTGGGGCTCCTCCCGCCAGGTCGCG GTCAGCCCCTTCTCGTGGAGCCCACCAAGCCTGTGGTGGTTGTGGCCATGGGTGGATCGTGCCAGCTCACCTGCAGCCTGTCTTGCAAGGATGGTGAGGTGGCTACAGTACAGTGGCGAGGACTGGACACCAGACTGGGTGCTGTGCAGTCCAGCGCGGGCAACAGCGTACTCTCCATACACCAAGCTGCACTGTCAGACACAGGCACGAGAGTGTGTGTGGGCTCCTGTGGGGGCCGCCACAACTTCCAGCACTCTGTGCAGATCCTCGTGTATG CCTTCCCGGACCAGCTGGTTGTGTCCCCAACGGCCCTGGTGCTTGGACAGGACCAAGAAGTGTCTTGCACAGCCCATAATGTCACACCTGCAGGCCAGGACACCCTGTCCTTCACCCTGCTcctaggggaccaggaactggagggTGTCCAGGTTCTGGGccggaaggaggaggaggagccccAGGAGGTGGAGGACCCGCTGTTCCAAGTAACAAAGCGCTGGCTGCTACCGGCCCTGGGGTCCCCTGCTCCCCCTGTCCTCTTCTGCCAGGCCACCATGAGGCTGCCCGGCCTGGAGATGAGCCACTACCGGGCCCTTCCAG TCCTGCACAGCCAGACATCACCAAAGCCTCCCAACGTGACTTCACCAGACACCCCAAATGCCATCTCCATGGAGTCACCTGATGCTGTCTCCATGGAGCCCCCCAACACCACTTCCCAGGAGCCTCCCAACATGACTTCACCAGACACCCTGAATGCCATCTCCACAGAGCCTCCCAACACCACCTCCCTACTGGCCACCATGCAGCAGAGCTCCACACACAACCCCAGAATTCTCAGCACCTCTGGGACTTGCCACCCTGAGATACACCAGGCACCGGGGCCAGCAGAGAAAGAAACTGGCTGGGAGCTACTGTGTGAGGCGCCCTGTGGCCCTGGCATGGCTGTGCGCTGGACCCTGGCTCCTGGGGGCCTGGAAGCCTATGAAAGGAGGGAGGCTGGGGCCCAGGCATGGCTCAGTGTGCCACCAGATGGTTTAATCCCTGAGGGCTGGTTCCAGTGTCGCCTGGACCCGGGCGGCCAGGTAGCCAGCCTGTATGTGCCTGGCCAGGTGTTCCTGAAAACCTGTAAGTGCTGGTGCTGGGGACGGGCTGGGAGAGATGGACTTCCCAGATCAGAACTTTTTTGTcattggcaatactggggtttgaactcacggccttacGCTTGCACTAGGGAGGCACGCTACctcttgatccatgcccccaggccATATCAGAATGTTAAGACAAGAAATTGCTATTCCCTGCCCAGTCTCAGTTTCCTCCATCTGTCTGACAGGCTTTCCTGGCCGGAGGTCCTTTGTGGGTTCCAGGGACCTGATGTAGAAATAGAATGCAGacacataagcaataaaaattcaAAGGCAAGAATAAGCTGggtgtaa
- the Tpgs1 gene encoding tubulin polyglutamylase complex subunit 1, giving the protein MAAVEKRRQAVAPAAAPAANFTDNGRVSMSRGATAAESEEDFLRQVGVTEMLRAALLKVLEARPEEPIAFLAHYFENMGLRSPANGGAGEPPGQLLLQQQRLGRALWHLRLAHHSQRTAFNNNVSVAYECLSASGRKKKPGLDGRTYSELLKRICRDGGAPEEVVAPLLRKIQCRDHEAVPLDIFRAGMLTCFVLLEFVARASALFQLLEDPGLAVADRRVGQAVLDTLEGALGTGDRAAAPARYLEAGSRLGPDSLAQALDRAAGGRRPSSPMARQEFLEKAAALFIAKVKPVC; this is encoded by the exons ATGGCGGCAGTGGAGAAGCGGCGGCAGGCGGTGGCACCGGCTGCGGCTCCGGCAGCCAATTTCACGGACAACGGCCGGGTCTCGATGTCCCGGGGGGCGACGGCGGCCGAGAGCGAGGAGGACTTCCTGCGGCAGGTTGGCGTGACGGAGATGCTGCGCGCGGCCCTGCTGAAGGTGCTGGAGGCGCGACCCGAGGAACCCATCGCCTTCCTGGCGCACTACTTCGAGAACATGGGCCTGCGCTCGCCGGCCAACGGCGGAGCCGGAGAACCCCCGGGGCAGCTCCTTCTGCAGCAGCAGCGCCTGGGCCGTGCGCTGTGGCACCTTCGCCTGGCTCACCACTCGCAGAG GACAGCCTTCAATAACAACGTCAGCGTGGCTTATGAGTGCCTAAGTGCCAGCGGGCGCAAGAAGAAACCTGGGCTGGACGGACGCACGTACAGCGAGCTGCTGAAGCGCATATGCAGGGACGGTGGGGCCCCGGAAGAAGTCGTGGCGCCCCTGTTGCGTAAGATCCAGTGCCGCGACCATGAAGCGGTGCCACTGGACATCTTCCGAGCCGGCATGCTCACCTGCTTCGTGCTGCTGGAGTTCGTAGCGCGGGCCAGCGCCCTCTTCCAGCTGCTGGAGGACCCGGGCCTTGCCGTGGCTGACCGCCGTGTGGGCCAAGCCGTGCTGGACACTCTAGAGGGGGCCCTGGGCACCGGCGACCGCGCCGCCGCGCCCGCGCGCTACCTAGAGGCCGGCTCGCGCTTGGGGCCGGACAGCCTGGCGCAAGCCTTGGACCGTGCGGCGGGCGGGCGGCGGCCCAGCTCGCCCATGGCCCGGCAGGAGTTCCTGGAGAAGGCTGCTGCCCTCTTCATTGCTAAGGTCAAGCCTGTGTGCTGA